A single Dermacentor albipictus isolate Rhodes 1998 colony chromosome 3, USDA_Dalb.pri_finalv2, whole genome shotgun sequence DNA region contains:
- the LOC135909441 gene encoding uncharacterized protein, with amino-acid sequence MPKNQNTLPCNLDKKTRTTQDVHFSAPSQLPEVTRTQATSGTRLYHCSAAEIASTSGFATAVSQHVGDNAYEIIGPDDESSQGANDISVAEVSPIPPEVTMTGGTAAIDTETAMSTAAATVYEASSSVSASAAVSEGTAPGLVEQHVCYHCDFFCSAFAQHTKAFHHDCEPVFLCSKCETKLGVITQYKHHFKICKHITVVASPASPHSDNNVEHMVGHTSSPLEDSRDCQCCC; translated from the exons atgccaaaaaatcaaaatacattgccatgcaatttggacaagaaaacta ggacaacccaggacgtgcatttctcagcacccagtcaactgccagaagtgactcgaacacaggccacca gtggcactcggctgtaccactgcagtgctgcggaaatagccagcaccagcggctttgcaacagctgtttcacagcatgtcg gagacaatgcctacgaaattattggccctgatgacgagagctctcaaggggcaaacgacatctctgttgcagaagtgagcccgataccacccgaagttaccatgacaggtggcacggcagcaatagatacagagacggccatgtctactgcagctgcaacagtgtacgaggcaagcagcagtgtgtcagcatcagcagcagtgtcagaaggaaccgcaccaggcctggtagagcaacatgtgtgctatcactgtgactttttttgtagtgcatttgctcaacatacaaaagcttttcaccatgactgtgagccagtgttcttgtgcagcaagtgcgagactaagttaggtgttataacacagtacaagcatcactttaaaatatgcaaacatattacagttgttgcctccccagccagcccacatagcgacaacaacgtggaacacatggtgggacacacctcttccccattagaagatagtagagactgtcagtgttgttgctag